Proteins encoded by one window of Rouxiella chamberiensis:
- the sirB1 gene encoding invasion regulator SirB1, producing MSSIADFEFNAAPLSTGVILVTQAIRFDFKADDVNRQLQALVEEARSKVPEELNQDQQLEVLIELFYRTWGFGGAGGVYRLSDAIWIDKVLASRQGTPVSLGVIFLHIAHALDLPLMPVIFPTQLIVRADWLDEEMWLVNPLNGETLSEHILQVWLKGNLGVSAVIEDDDLEEADHTMIIRKMLDTLKAALMEEKQMELALSTSEAVLEFDPDDPYEIRDRGLIYAQLDCNHVAISDLNYFVEQCPEDPISEVIKMQIHSIEQKSVTLH from the coding sequence ATGAGCTCCATTGCTGATTTTGAATTTAACGCCGCGCCGTTAAGCACCGGCGTCATCCTGGTAACGCAGGCAATTCGCTTTGATTTTAAAGCCGACGATGTGAATCGTCAGTTGCAGGCTCTGGTGGAAGAAGCCAGAAGCAAGGTACCTGAAGAACTGAATCAGGATCAGCAGCTTGAAGTTTTGATCGAACTTTTTTATCGCACCTGGGGTTTCGGCGGCGCGGGCGGTGTCTATCGCCTGTCCGATGCTATCTGGATAGACAAGGTGCTGGCCTCGCGCCAGGGTACACCGGTGTCGCTCGGGGTGATTTTTCTGCACATTGCACACGCGCTGGATCTGCCGCTGATGCCGGTGATTTTCCCGACTCAGCTTATCGTCCGCGCCGACTGGCTCGACGAAGAGATGTGGCTGGTGAATCCGCTTAACGGCGAAACGCTCAGCGAGCATATTTTACAGGTATGGCTTAAAGGCAATCTTGGCGTCAGCGCCGTCATTGAAGATGACGACCTCGAAGAGGCGGATCACACCATGATCATCCGCAAGATGCTGGATACGCTCAAAGCCGCACTGATGGAAGAAAAACAGATGGAGCTGGCACTTAGCACCAGCGAAGCCGTGCTGGAATTCGATCCGGACGATCCTTACGAAATTCGCGATCGCGGGCTTATCTACGCACAACTCGACTGTAATCATGTCGCGATTTCCGACCTGAACTACTTTGTCGAACAGTGCCCCGAAGATCCGATTTCGGAAGTTATCAAGATGCAGATTCATTCGATTGAACAAAAAAGCGTTACATTACATTAA
- the kdsA gene encoding 3-deoxy-8-phosphooctulonate synthase, with protein MKHKVVSIKDIDVANDLPFVLFGGMNVLESRDMAMRVCEHYVKVTDKLGIPYVFKASFDKANRSSIHSYRGPGLDEGMKIFQDLKAAFGVKIITDVHESWQAQPVADVVDVIQLPAFLARQTDLVEAMAKTGAVINVKKPQFVSPGQMGNIVDKFKEGGNDQVILCDRGSNFGYDNLVVDMLGMNVMINATGGHPVIFDVTHALQTRDPFGAASGGRRAQVAELARAGMAVGIAGLFIEAHEDPAHAKCDGPSALPLDKLEPFLVQMKAIDDLVKSFPALDTSK; from the coding sequence ATGAAACATAAAGTGGTTAGCATTAAGGACATCGACGTAGCAAATGATTTGCCGTTTGTGTTGTTTGGCGGCATGAACGTGCTCGAATCACGTGACATGGCGATGCGCGTTTGTGAGCACTATGTGAAAGTGACTGACAAACTGGGCATTCCTTATGTGTTTAAAGCCTCTTTTGACAAAGCCAACCGTTCTTCCATCCACTCCTACCGTGGACCGGGTCTGGACGAAGGCATGAAGATTTTCCAGGACCTGAAAGCGGCGTTCGGCGTGAAAATCATCACCGACGTTCACGAAAGCTGGCAGGCACAGCCTGTTGCCGACGTGGTCGATGTGATTCAGCTGCCTGCCTTCCTGGCGCGTCAAACCGACCTGGTTGAAGCGATGGCCAAAACCGGCGCGGTCATCAACGTCAAGAAACCCCAGTTTGTAAGCCCGGGCCAGATGGGTAACATCGTCGACAAGTTCAAGGAAGGCGGTAACGATCAGGTTATTCTGTGCGATCGCGGCAGCAACTTTGGCTATGACAACCTTGTGGTCGACATGCTGGGCATGAATGTGATGATTAACGCCACAGGCGGTCATCCTGTCATCTTCGACGTGACCCACGCGCTGCAAACCCGTGACCCGTTTGGTGCGGCATCGGGCGGTCGTCGTGCCCAGGTTGCCGAACTGGCACGTGCCGGCATGGCGGTGGGCATCGCTGGCCTGTTTATCGAAGCGCACGAAGATCCGGCTCACGCCAAGTGCGACGGTCCTTCCGCGCTGCCGCTGGACAAGCTGGAACCTTTCCTGGTGCAGATGAAAGCCATCGACGACCTGGTGAAAAGCTTCCCGGCGCTGGATACCAGCAAGTAA
- a CDS encoding RBBP9/YdeN family alpha/beta hydrolase, protein MAVLHRKKYANVKRVVQDDWNTPHTEKWVARLNDVIDHTPGEIVLVGHSCGAVAVAQWASRHAQERVIAAVLVAPADVDAATALNDIRPQRPLPTGRLPLPTLLLCSDNDEHLSLARAEALAAEWGSDIMMLPGAGHFHTAAGFGEWRAGEKIIEDFTGLKFVPLGRNSAGE, encoded by the coding sequence CTGGCAGTCTTACATCGAAAAAAATACGCCAACGTCAAGCGCGTAGTGCAGGATGACTGGAACACCCCGCATACAGAAAAATGGGTAGCGCGCCTCAATGACGTTATCGACCATACGCCGGGCGAAATTGTGTTGGTCGGCCACAGTTGCGGAGCGGTCGCGGTGGCGCAGTGGGCAAGTCGCCATGCGCAGGAGAGAGTGATCGCGGCTGTGCTGGTGGCACCCGCCGATGTCGATGCTGCCACGGCACTGAACGACATCCGCCCGCAAAGGCCGTTGCCCACAGGCCGACTGCCTTTGCCGACCTTGCTGCTTTGCAGTGACAACGACGAGCATCTTTCACTCGCCAGGGCCGAGGCATTGGCTGCTGAATGGGGAAGTGACATCATGATGTTACCCGGCGCGGGGCATTTTCATACCGCTGCCGGTTTTGGAGAATGGCGCGCCGGAGAGAAAATCATCGAAGACTTTACCGGACTGAAATTTGTCCCGCTCGGCAGGAACAGCGCAGGGGAGTAG